The genomic DNA AAACTGTGCTCACTCAACATCTCCCTCAGTCTCCTGATGGTTTTGTTGCACAAGGTAGTGTGTGACCATTTACGCCTTTGTCCAAAGAGTTTTGGACATCACGTAATTCCCAGATTCCATCTGACAGCCAGGTTAATAGAAAACACCGGTGTGGGTTTGCAGGactattatttaatttaaaaaagcctATATGGAGCATCCTGCTGTACAGTAGTACTACCAAATTGTGGGGACCCTTTcggaacaataataataattaaaaaaaatcctttacctgtttactgtaaattaatGCAAGGGTAAAAGCTATAATAATGCTATGCTTCAgtggattcttttttatttaaaatgattttatgaGATTGTGAAACACAATTCTCAAAATTTGGTTTACtctcaaatcataaaaaaatatatttagcattttgatTATACCGATATCTTAAAATAggaatgtaatatttttttcaccagATTACCTAACTCCAACATCACACTACAGTACTTACAAATATAATTgaccatatttttttaattcgtttttttaaataccttaaAATAATGTAGCGTACATTATACTCACTGCCATTAAaactttaatgtttgttttaatgattcataagtatatatattttttcattctttatcaGGGTGGTGAATTTTCTCCGTTTCCTGAGAATATTAATCCTGGTGAGGGTTTTCAGACTGGCCGCTCAGAGGAAAGAGCTGGAGAAGGTCACCAGGAGGATGGTAAGATCGTCACCATTGATGCATTGAAAACTGTGATTCCCTAAAGTAGTAAAGTTAAATGGAGTCTTCAGGAGGATCCCAGCTGTGTACAATTAGAGTTTGcatgaaaagagaagaaagatgtCTACTACTTCCTGATCATTGCCTTGTTATTTTTCTCAGGTTTCTGAGAACAAGCGACGTTATCAAAAGGATGGATTTGACCTTGACCTTACCTATGTCACAGGTAGATGTTAAATGCTGTGTAATgccgaaaaaaacaaacataaatgcatgtcagaaaatacaTATAGATGTCAAAAAATTTCAGCCTTAAAGAAATGGAACATCTGTTTGCATCTTTACCCACTTCTTCAGACCGCGTCATTGCCATGTCTTTCCCCTCCTCTGGGAAGCAGTCATTCTACAGGAATCCAATCAAGGTAAATCTGACACAGCCAGTGTACACTTTAGATAGCTTCAATCTAGTAACACtcagcaatttaaaaatgtattaattcataTGCAACATTGTTACAAAGTTAACCCTTCCAACATAAAGTTGACCCATAGACATCTAAGTATTCACACGCACACCTCCACAAGAGTCTTAACCTATTCCTGCTCTCTTTCTATGTAGGAGGTGGCGAGGTTCCTAGACACTAAACATGAAGGCCACTATAAAGTTTACAACCTATGCAGTAAGTTGGCACCTCCTCCAATCACATGTACTGCATTCCCCTTAGTGTAGAACTACAACAAACGTGTTATTCTCATACTTtgtttccaggtgagaaaggctaTGACCCCCAGTTCTTCCACTACAAGGTTGAACGGGTGTTCATTGATGACCACAACGTCCCCTCATTGGAGTGAGTAACATTTTCTGTTGTGATTCCTGTCCcttttgtttgtaattataCTGAAGTAATTTAGATTACAGATCTGCAATTCAGCGGATTAAAGTTAAGATATTGATGTGACATTATTGACCACTATGGCTGGTGGTGACAATAAAGCTTATCTCATCCTATTATAGGCATGTTTACTGCCTTAGTAGACTGAATACATACAGAAACAGGATGTATCAATAACCTGCCATTAAATGTTGCACAATAGTTTGCCATCTTATCTCAATTTCTTAATTTGTTGTCTGCTACTGTATCTGTCTCAGGGACATGTTGAAATACACGGCGAATGTGAGGGAGTGGATGTCTGCTGATCCCCAAAACATCATCGCTATTCACTGTAAAGGAGGGAAAGGTGATGCCAAAGATCCCGACTTGTTTCAATATCATTTTgtgaataaaatactttaattttggATACCGGTGCTTTAAATGTGCACATTTCACTCTTAGTTTACCCGCTACTGCTCTCTTTCACAGGTCGCACAGGTACTATGGTGTGCACCTGGTTTATTGACAGTGACCAGTTTGAGAGTGCAAAGGTACGTCTCTTGTAGTTTGAGATTTATTCGAGCAAGGGTAAATgaatcagcaaatgttttttctcaccCTTCCTGATATTCATTTCTGTTTGTCCACCAGGACAGTCTGGACTATTTTGGGGAGAGGAGGACGGACAAGAGTCAGAGCTCCAAATTTCAGGGAGTGGAGACGCCCTCTCAGGTTAGAGCGAGATACATAGTATGGAAGCATTTATCTAGAACTTCTTAAGGTCTTTgtgtagaatttaaaaaaagaaaaaaaaaaaaaggcgccACTGGTGCCTCCCAGTACTATTCAACTGTGGCTGACAGAAGGGGTGAAAGCAACAAATAGAAATTACTTTTGCCATCAAAATAGTTTGAAAGATACTACAATCCCTAGCAGTAACataatttacattacatactgtgtataatatgtatttgtataatgtacatacagtatgaatCATACATTTAGCTATAAGCTCATCAATCTTGACAGTTTAAGACAGTTTGAATGGACTGTCAGAAGAGCAAATTAATTAGTTTTTGTCATAAAACCACTCTGTTTAAagatgtgttttctgtgttgtgtctgtgtgaaccACAGAGCCGGTACGTCGGGTACTACGAGATCATGAAGACCAAGTTCAACAGACAGCTGCCTCCACCTAAAAGCCTCATGATCAAGAGCATCCGCATCCACTCGATAGCAGGTAAACCCTGCAAACCACCTAACTTTATCCTTAACATATCTCTTTGTTCCTCTgctaatatcttttttttttttttttttttgcttttaaccaGGTGTGGGTAAAGGTGATGGCAGTGATCTCAAGGTTAAGATAATTGTGAAGAAAGAGCTGGTATTTCAATGTGTTTGTGCCAAACAGGAAAACTGCAAAGTAAGTCACTCACTCAGCACATGCATTCATCAGGTCATACTGACCAATTATTtgttgaatgtgtgaatgttttttttttttttaggtatttcCTGATGTGGGCAGTAATGCAGCAGTCATCAGCCTACAGAATGGGCCTGTGGTTGAAGGGGATGTGAAGGTCATGTTTGAATCCAGTGCTGTGAGTGCTTTCATTTACATCGACAAACTACATATGTAAGTAGGTGTTTAGCTTAAGTGTCTTATGATTCTCCTTTTGTGTTCATCATCCCCATTAGGGTCTCCCAAAAGGATACGAAGATGTTCCGTTCTACTTCTGGTTCAATACGTCTTTCATAGAGGACAACAGGTATGTCAATGATGCAATGATTTATTTAGCTCTTGACTCGATagtttttcaaaacttttttgacattagTGCTGACTGTGAACTCTTCATTCCCTCCAAACTCTCCACAGGCTGTTTCTTCCCAGGGAAGAGCTGGACAACCCACACAAACCGAAGATGTGGGACCTGTACAAAGAGGACTTTGGTGTAACTATGTTCTTCTCAGAACCATAATAAAAGCCCTTTAGAAAGATGAAAAGGATTAAATGGCTTGTTACTGTTGCAATTTAAATAATGGATGGTGAGCATAAAGTGGTAGATTGAACACTAAAGGAATGAATGAGAGGCCTAAACTTAGTTATGTTCAAATGTTGTTTGATCTTGAGGGTTGCAGAGTCCTCCACTAAATCAAATCTTGTAGACTGCAGCGTTGTTCTGATGAATCGTGGCACTTAAACTGAAATGTATGATGAAAGGATATGTGGAAGAACTACcattaaatgttatgttttccAGAGAATCAgttgatatgtgtgtgttgtgactATTCTGGGTgtccaaaaatctaaaatgtatttgcaacTGATGAAATCATAATGCTAAGAGGCTGGGCTGTTTGAGTCTTGAACTACTCCCCAGTGTTATTAATCCCCTCTGAATTATTTAGTagattcaaaaatatttttctaatgcACCATGTCTACTAAATGCACAGTGGCTTCTTAGCAAAGAGAATCAGACGGAAGTGTGCTCACTGAGGCAACAGTGCAAACCACATACCAGTTTACAACACTTTCAGTTTCCTCAAGAAAGGTACGTCGGTTATCTGTATGTGACTTGTATTTGCCATTTCAGAAAAAGGCTAGGAAGCAGATAAACtgttaattcattttacatGTAGCGTTTTTGCTGGTagcagttttaatatatattaagtaattaatatcaggatatgtaactagTTTAAATAGCTCAATTAGGATTTAGAAACCCTTAAATGAGTATCTCTGGACTAAAGTTGGACGCcaccctattttggaaaaatagtgaaatcttcaaaatgtgatattaatcaatctaatcttaatctcagggttgctacggAGGTCTTCTCGAGGCGTACATtgacctattatttcatatacacacaatcaaatgatcaagttctttataaatgaaatatttatgagACAAACTATGTttctaaactactaaacataaaatacacagaataaaGGGAAAGAATAACAAATAGAATGAAGAGTAAACAGAATAATGAACCACAACTAATGAAAAGGATtgaatgtgaccaggtagaatcagtgactcatatcattgacTGATTAATCAACTTTGTCGATTGACGTGTTACATAACATTTTGTTCAAATGATTTAGGAACCTTTCAGCAGCTGAGAGTTTGAGAAGGGaagggaagattgtgaagcatctttatattagtttaatttaaaactaatttagatCTTTTGGTCtaagatatttatatctaagattatttttattcattttaaatttactCTTTCATCTCTCGCTCCGTGGCAGTTAATTCGTCTTTTTCTGATATCTTCGTAACCTGGTCGTCTTCTTCGTTGAGGTTCGGCTTGAAccgttcttcctcgtcttcatctctctctctgggcaCGAGGATGAGTCGTCTCTTCACCCCcctttgtagcagcaggggtCATTAGGGCATCTTGGCCAGTTTAAGAGTCGGTTGC from Anoplopoma fimbria isolate UVic2021 breed Golden Eagle Sablefish chromosome 24, Afim_UVic_2022, whole genome shotgun sequence includes the following:
- the tpte gene encoding putative tyrosine-protein phosphatase TPTE; its protein translation is MSSVHFSPGSDSGVNGNVAKMEDAKVKIDDGKDEIVVPDTMYHNIRKKIAPFVTSFGFRIFGVILILVDFVLVIVDISLPAKSREVGNALEAVSLTISFFFLADVLLRVYVEGFKVYFSFKLNIIDACVVVITLVVTMIYTFTDMSGTHLIPRVVNFLRFLRILILVRVFRLAAQRKELEKVTRRMVSENKRRYQKDGFDLDLTYVTDRVIAMSFPSSGKQSFYRNPIKEVARFLDTKHEGHYKVYNLCSEKGYDPQFFHYKVERVFIDDHNVPSLEDMLKYTANVREWMSADPQNIIAIHCKGGKGRTGTMVCTWFIDSDQFESAKDSLDYFGERRTDKSQSSKFQGVETPSQSRYVGYYEIMKTKFNRQLPPPKSLMIKSIRIHSIAGVGKGDGSDLKVKIIVKKELVFQCVCAKQENCKVFPDVGSNAAVISLQNGPVVEGDVKVMFESSAGLPKGYEDVPFYFWFNTSFIEDNRLFLPREELDNPHKPKMWDLYKEDFGVTMFFSEP